CAATTCAGTTAAAGTGGCATATTGCTACCGCCGGTAACGCAACTTACGCAATCTGCCAACCGTTAGAACGGCGAATTTGAAGCGGGTCACACCCGCAAGCGACACATTGTCGCATATTCCGAATAACAAGCCGACAGTTAAAATGCTGTCGGCTTTCGTTGATATTCAGAAAGGATTAAAATGAACAATAAGGCAGTAATCGCAATGAGCGGCGGCGTTGATTCAAGCGTGGCGGCTTACCTTATGAAACAGCGTGGATTTGATTGCATCGGCGTTACGATGAAATTATTCGCAAACGAGGATATAGGCATTTCAAGAGAGCATAGCTGTTGCTCGCTTGACGATGTAGAGGACGCAAGGAGCGTTGCTTACTCGCTTGATATGCCGTATTACGTTTTCAATTTCTCCGACAGATTCGAAACCGATGTGATTGACCGCTTCATAAACGCTTATGAGAACGGCATAACTCCGAACCCCTGCATAGACTGCAACAGGTATCTCAAGTTCGACAAGTTGTATATGAGAGCAAAAGAGCTTGACCGTGACTATGTGGTGACAGGTCACTATGCAAGGGTGGAAAAGGACGGAAACGGCAGATTTCTGCTGAAAAAAGCGCTCGATGATACCAAAGATCAGAGCTATGTTCTCTACTGTCTTACACAGGAGCAATTAAGCCACACGATATTTCCGCTCGGTGAGATGAGAAAATCGCAGGCGAGAGAAATTGCCGAATCACAGGGATTTATAAATGCCCGTAAAGCCGACAGTCAGGATATATGCTTTGTACAAAACGGCAGCTACGCCGACTTTATAGAGCAGTACACAGGCAAGAATTACCCGGACGGCGATTTTCTTGACAAAGACGGCAACGTTATCGGCAGACACAAGGGCGTTATCCGCTATACCGTAGGTCAGCGTAAGGGTCTTGGCATTTCCGCTCCCGAGCCGCTTTATGTAAAGGCGGTAAACCCTGTAAGCAACACCGTAACGCTGTCATATAATGACTGGCTGTACAGCAGTATTGTAAAGGCAGGAGATATAAATCTTATCTCCGTACCCGAAATAAAGGGCGAGATGCGTGTTAAAGCCAAAGTCCGCTACCGCCACACAGAGCAGTGGGCGACCGTAACGCAAAACGGCGATACAATAACGGCGGTTTTCGATGAGCCGCAAAGGGCGGTCACCTGCGGTCAGGCACTGGTGCTGTATGACGGGGATACCGTGGTCGGCGGAGGGACTATAATTGAGGTGGAATAATATTCGGAGTTTTCATAAAGGCAAAAACGTTCTGAGAACCTTTACCTCTCAGACCGTTTTAATATAAAGCAACAAATAAAATGCTTGTTAACGCATGAAAAATATGTTATAATAAACTATAATAAGTTCGTGTATAGGGCAGGTGTTTATGTGAAACCCAAAAGTATAAATTCACTTATAAAATATATGCGTGATAAAAAAGGAATAGCTATAAACGGGAGTACCCAAAAGAAAAAATTAAGATATATGGGCTATTTTCACGGATATAAGGGATACAGATATTGTTATTCTCCGTCTTCATTGTTACCATACACCGGCTTTAATGAACTTCAAGCGGTATATGAATTTGATATGGGCTTAAAAGCAATTCTCTATCCACAAATAATGTTTCTTGAAACAACAATAAAAAACTATGCTCTGGAAAACATTCTCAAACAATCCGGAAGTGAGCGTTTCGCTGATATTTATACAAAACTTCTTAATGACTATAAAACTTTTCCTGTCGGTAGCCGAGAATATAAAGAATCGATTACAAAGCGAATGAACGTGAGAAACAAGATATACAGTGTTATTTCAAGGGATTACGGCAGAAACAACATAGTGAATCATTATTATGATAAGGATAAAGCTGTACCGATATGGGCTATTTTTGAACTTTTGAGCTTGGGCGAATTTGGTAATTTTTTGTCTTGTGTAAATGTTACTGTAAGAAAAAATATTTCAGGAGATGTTGGCATTAAAACAAGTGTTGATTCCGACGGAAAAATGCTTGAAAAAATTGTCTATACTTTAAAAGATTTGAGAAATTCTGTGGCACATAATAATACAGTATTTGATACACGGTTTAAGACGGGCAAGGTTAATAACAGAATATCCAAATACATAATGTCTGAATTGAGTATTTCTAATGTAACTTTTGATACGATTGTTGATTATATAGTTTTGATTGCATTTGTTATGTCGTTACTCAAATGCCCGAAAACGCAAATACAGCAGTTCATTCATCAGTTTGAAGATGCCTGTGACAATTTCAGAAAAAATGTACCTGCGAATATTTATTCAAAAATAATATATACTGATACAAAAGCAAAATTGACAGGAATAAAAAATATTATTTAATTTCACTAAAAGACTTGCATTTTTTGTGTAAGTACAGTATAATATAATATAGAATAGCGGCTGACGTCTGCGGACTAAGCCTAAGATAGTCGGATGCGTCCGACTATCTTTTTTATATAGCCATTCAGCGTTATACACTGCGATGCCTTTTACCAACCATCAGAACAGCAATCCTAAAGAACCTTATAGCAAAAAAGGATACCGCAAACCTCAACAGTTTGCTGTATCCTTTTAATTATGCCTGAATATAAAACAACGTCAATAGGGTGCGCTGTAAGCGCCCGCCGGTAACGTACCTTCGCAAATCACCAACCGTCAGAACGGCGAGTTTGAAGCGGGTCACACCCGCACGGCGAATTGTCAGCGGCGACCCGCCGCTCCATTTGGGTTTCACGGACGAACATTCCCATCTTTTCATAAAAATGACGTGCGCTGTCGTTGCCCTCCCAGACGTTCAGAGTAACTGTGTAACAACCTGTCTGCTTTGCAAAATCCATTACATAGTCAAAAAGCGTAGTTCCTATATGCCGACCCCTTGCGTTGCTGTCAACACATAAGTCATCTATATACAGCGTTTTTATATCTGTCATATTTGTTGCAAAAGCAGGCTCTTTGAGTATACAGAACGCATATCCCTGCACCGTGTCGCAGTCGTCTACAGCCACAAATACAGGTGTCTTTTCATCAGCGAATATATCCGACAGCTGATTTTCCGTGTACTTTGTCGTACCGTGTATAAATAAGTCGGGTCTTAAATCGGCGTGAAGCTCCAGTACCTGAGCGAGCAGCTCCGTAACACGCTTAATATCCTTGTCCTGCGCTCTTCTTACTCTTATCATCTTATGCCTTTACTATCTTGCAGTAGCTCTTTTTACCCTTCTTGATTACGGCAAATTCACCTATCTCTATCATAGCCGCAGGGTCGGTCACCTTTTCATCGTTTACACTGATACCGCCGCCTGTTACGTTTGTTCTTGCCTCTCTCTTTGACGGGCAGAGCTTTGATGCAACAAGAGCGTCAAGAATACCGATCTTACCATCGTTTACAAGCTCGGCAGGCATAACCGCAGTAGGCATATCGCCGCTGACACCCTTACCGCCGAACAGTTCCTTTGCGGCGGCTAAAGCCTTTTCAGCTTCTTCCTCTCCGTGTACCAGCTTAGTAAGCTCGTAAGCGAGTATTTCCTTAGCCTTGTTAAGCTGTGCGCCCTCCCAGCTTTCCATCTCTCTTATCTGTTCAAGCGGCAGGAATGTAAGCATCTTTATGCACTTCATAACATCTGCGTCAGCAACGTTTCTCCAGTACTGGAAGAATTCAAACGGGCTTGTCTTTTCGGGGTCGAGCCATACAGCACCCTTTTCGGTCTTGCCCATTTTCTTGCCCTCTGAATTTAAGAGCAGGGTAATGGTCATTGCGTGTGCGTCCTTGCCAAGCTTCTTTCTGATAAGCTCCGTACCGCCGAGCATATTGCTCCACTGGTCGTCGCCGCCGAACTGCATATTACAGCCGTAATCCTTGTACAGCTTGTAGAAGTCGTAGCTCTGCATTATCATATAGTTGAATTCGAGGAACGAAAGACCTCTTTCCATTCTCTGCTTGTAGCACTCAGCACTCAGCATCTTGTTTACCGAGAAGCAAGCACCTACCTCACGCAGTACATCTACATAATTAAGGCTCAGCAGCCAGTCAGCATTGTTTACAAGCAGTGCCTTGCCGTCCGAGAAATCTATAAAACGGCTCATCTGCTTTTTGAAGCAGGCAATATTATGCTCAATATCTTCCTTTGTGAGCATCTTTCTCATATCCGTCTTGCCGGAGGGGTCGCCTATCATACCTGTACCGCCGCCGAGAAGCGCAATAGGCTTGTTGCCTGCCATCTGCAGACGCTTCATAAGGCACAGCGCCATAAAGTGACCGACGTGCAGAGAGTCGGCTGTCGGGTCAAAGCCTATATAGAACGTAGCCTTGCCCTCATTTATCATCTTGCTTATCTCTTCCTCGTTCGTAACCTGAGCGATAAGCCCTCTTTCAATAAGTTCTTCGTAAAGTGTCATTTTCTTCTTCCTTTCGGTTTATTTTATTATTTTCAAGACAAATGTCTGTGTGTCCGTTTGCAATATCATGCTGTCATCTGATATGAGCATTGTTTACCCATTTGCACTAATTCTCGGCTTATGAACGCTCTGTTTGTTTTGCGTCCTGCAAAACTCTGGGCGTTCAATATCGGGCATCCTTGCCCGTCCCTTGCCAAAGGTGAGCTAAATGTGATAGTTCTTCGCCCAAACTTTCAACAAGCCTCAAATCAATCTTGCAAAATCGTCCATTCCCGACCGTTCCGCTATCCTGCGAAAATCCGCAACGTTATCAAAGGTCGGAACAATCCGTCTACATTTCCGTCCGCCGTCAACGCAACTAAAGCCTATATCCATCTTTTTAAAAGGCAAATTTGAGGCGGCTCACAGCCGCAAGGTCGGAACAATCCGTCTACATTTCCGTCCGCCGTCAACGCAACTAAAGCCTATATCCATCTTTTTAAAAGGCGAATTTGAGGCGGCTCACAGCCGCAAGGTCGGAATTTGCCGCGCCCCACGGGCGCTTACAGTTGGTCGGCTAAGCTGTAGATTAGCTTTTCTGTCTTTTCCCAGCCAAGACACGGGTCGGTTATCGACTTGCCGTAAACCGCATCGTCTGTGCTCTGGCTTCCGTCCTCGATATAGCTTTCAATCATAAGTCCCTTGACAAAGCCCTCAAGATCCTTGCTGTGACGACGGCTGTGGAGAATCTCGTTTGCTATTCTTACCTGCTCAAGATACTTCTTACCTGAATTTGAGTGGTTGGTGTCAACTATAACCGCCTTGTTCTGAAGCTCCTGCTTGCAGTAAAGCTCATAGAGCAGTGACAGATCCTCGTAGTGATAATTCGGTATGGTTTCACCGTGCTTGTTTACAGCACCACGCAGGATAGCGTGTGCAAGCGGATTTCCGCTTGTGTGCGTTTCCCAGCCTCTGTATATAAAAGTATGGCTTGCCTGCGCCGCACGGATAGAATTGAGCATTACCGACATAGTTCCGCTCGTGGGATTTTTCATTCCCACAGGTATATCAAGTCCGCTTGCGGTAAGCCTGTGCTGCTGATCCTCTACAGAGCGTGCGCCGACCGCAACATAAGACAGGAGATCTGACAGATAGCGGTCATTTTCGGGGTACAGCATTTCATCCGCACAGGTAAAGCCGGTCTGCTCTATGGCGTGAAGATGAAGCTGTCTTACCTTGATAAGTCCCTCGAGCATATCCTCGTGCTTTGTGGGGTCGGGCTGATGTATCATACCCTTATATCCTTCTCCTGTGGTACGGGGCTTGTTCGTGTAAATTCTCGGTATGATCAGTATCTTATCCTTTACCTGCTCCTGAACGGGTACAAGCCTTGAAATATAATCAATGACCGGCTCTTCCTTGTCGGCGGAGCAAGGTCCGATTATAAGCAGAAACTTATTGCTTTTTCCCGTGAATACATCGGCTATTTCCTTATCCCTCTGCGCCTTTATTTCCTTTACCTTTTCACTTGCAGGGTACTTTTTCTTGATCTCCTCAGGATCGGGCAGACGTACCAGTAGATCCATGCTCATTGTCTTTCGACCTCCAAAAAATAAATTTTGGTCTTAATCTAACGGGTGGAAAATTAAAAAGCCCTCCGTGCAAAAATGCACAGAGGGCGAATTATCGCGGTACCACCTCAGTTTATCCGTGCGTTTAGACCATTTCACACGAACCTCAAAAGCTATAACGTAGCTACCGTTCCCGAAGGACAGCTCAGGGGTGTATCTTCACATTAAAACGTCTGCCGTTTCACACCGACCAACGACTCTCTGAAAGCACGTTTCACGCTACTTTTTCCCTTCAAAGCCTTTAATATATCGCTTTAAACCGATTGTAGCATATCCTTGCTGTTTTGTCAAGAGAAAATTTCGTTTTATCAGCAGACATCGGTAGCACTATAGGTATCTCGTTTGCAATATCACATAAAATTTTCCGTGTTGTAGAAATATTTGTAGGGGAGGGCATACAAATATTCATACTCAAAAGCGTTCAATAAGAAACAAGATTGTACTAAAAATCCGCTGTTTTTTTGCAAACAACGGATTCTGTGATATTAAAAATAAATTAACGTCAATAGGGTGTGACCTCAGTCACCCGCCGGTAACGCAACTTCCGTAAATTACAAACATTCAGAACGGCGAATTTGATGCGACTCACAGCCGCCCGCCGGTAACGTAACCTCCGCAAATCGCCAACCGTTAGAACGGCGAATTGTCAGCGGCGACTCGCCGCACGGCGAATTTACCGTGGCTTTCAGCCACTTAGTTCATGTATTCGCCGTTGTATTCGAGGAGCGTTACACTGTCAACACCGTCGATAGCCTTGAATCTTGAAAGCTGAGTTGTGTCATTATTTGCAGTCTTTATCTCGATAGTCAGTTCAATGCGGTCGTTTATCTGCGTCTTGTTCTTCAGCTTGTACTTGAGCGTTCCGAGAAGTGCGTTGACATTGCTCTCAGCGTCCGTACCATAGCGTACAACAAGAAGATAGCAACGGCGCTCCTTCTTCACCATAGTAAGAATTATGTACAGTGCCGCAACAAAAACAGTACCTATTATTGCAACAAAGTAAAGTCCTGCGCCTGCCGTGATACCTGCGCCTACTCCCCAGAACAAGAAGCCCACATCGAGCGGGTCCTTTATTGCCGAGCGGAATCGCACAATAGACAACGCACCGACCATACCGAGCGACAGTACAAGGTTTGCACTGATAGTCATTATGATAAACGCCGTAACCACCGTGATGAGAAGTACAAGTATGTTGAAATTGTCGCTGTAGACAACTCCTCTGTAGAACATACGGTAAACAAGATAAATTATCGCTCCGCACAGTGTAGCTGTGAGCAGTGCGAGCAGTATTCTCGGCAGTGACAGGCTCTCAAGCTGTGCCGTAATATCAAAGCTCTGTCCTATAAGGGATAATAAGTCGTCCCCCGTGCTTTCCGCAAGTGCGGTCAGATGTTGTAACATTTTTAATTTTCCTCCGATCAGTTTTCCATGTTGCTGTTTATGTCCGCATTTTAAGGCTTGTCAGCTTGTCATGGCACAATATAAATTTAGATACCGAGTCCTGCCTCAGTTCGATACCGCCGAGCAGATCCATTAGATAAGACGGCAGATAATCGTCATACTTTATCTCTATAACCGCCGTGAAATCCTCAACAGGCAGGTATCTGACGCTTTGCGACAGCATATCATCCGAAAAAGCTCCCGCTTTGAATCCGCTGTCAATGGTGAATCGCACATTGCCCTCTGGATTTATAAACGCCTGCCTCTTATAATCCACTATAACAGACGGGCGGAGCAGAGCCAGCGAATTGCTGTAAGATGCGTCATCAAGGATAGTCCCCTCATATTCGCCGCTCCATACAAAAGAATAATCTCCTCTTAATATAGAGTAATACTGCTCCGGGCTTATCCATATCCCACGCTTTGACGTCATATCCCTGTCCTTGTACTTGCATTCAAAATGCAGCAGCTTGTCCGACAGGTCATAGGTCCTTATACGGTATTTCTTACGGGTATCCGCACCTATCAGCTTATCGTTATAAGCCGTCCGGTACACATCGTCAAGATATACGCTCGTTATGCGATAACAACCGTTCTCTCCGTGTGCGTCGGGTGTCATAACCGCAGAGAAACGCTCCCTCAGTATTTCACACTGTGCCGCTGTCGCAGGAAACTTGTATTCGTGCCGCAATGCACGCTCTCTGTATATCATTACGTCCCTCCCCGCAATCAAAATCGTATAATCGCATTCATCTTAAATAAACGCAGTATCAGTATAGCATATCCGCCCGTAAATTTCAACATATTTTTCTCATATTCAGTCTTATTTTTTGTTGTAATTTTATGTAATGTAAAATCTGCTATCGGGTTTTCATAAAATCGCTTTACCTGTTGAAATGGTAATTGTAAAATTTCATTCGGAGTTTTTCACCGCCTGTTAAAAATAGTTTTTCTTCTTATTAACACCCGTACAAGCTCATTTTAAGCGGAGTTATTCACATATTCAACGGAGTTTTCAACTAAAAAAACAAAAAACTGACCAAAGAGCAGTTGAAAACGCTTAGTTTTCAACATTTTCAACCGTCACACCTGTTGAAAAGTGGGTAAATCGGTTCATTATACCCTTTGTAAACAGCTTACAGCTTATGTAGACTTGTTACAATATACACGCTGACAACATGATAACTCTCTGTTTTTTCGAAAATAAAAACAATTATCGTTTATTTCCCTTTTTATGCCACCATATAACATTATTTGTAAATCACGTTTTTCAATTTCAACCGCCGGCGAAAAAATCGTATTTTTAGTTTTTATCGGAAGTTTAAACAGTTTCAACGGAGTTTTCAACAGTTTCTGACCGATTTTCACCAAGACAAGTTGAAAGCACAGTAGTTTTCCACACTTTTCTGTTGAAAACTAATATCCGTAGCGTATAATTTAACATATTTTTCCTATAATACATTTTGTAATCTTGAAATGTTGAAAAAAGGAGCGAATATAATTGGTAAAAGCGGTTAACAAACTGGTGCTTGAAATAAACAACACCGAAAACGAGTATTTTGAAAAGGCAATTTTCTACATCCGCCCCGAAATGTCGTGCAACAGCAAGCTGAGAAGTCAGGCACAGCTTTACCTTAACAAAATAAGCCTTGAAAAACCGGAAAAATTCCGCAGTAACGGCAAGCTCCCTTATATAATCGGTATAACTGCCGGCATTTCGGCGGCGCTCATAATTT
This window of the [Eubacterium] siraeum genome carries:
- the mnmA gene encoding tRNA 2-thiouridine(34) synthase MnmA; translated protein: MNNKAVIAMSGGVDSSVAAYLMKQRGFDCIGVTMKLFANEDIGISREHSCCSLDDVEDARSVAYSLDMPYYVFNFSDRFETDVIDRFINAYENGITPNPCIDCNRYLKFDKLYMRAKELDRDYVVTGHYARVEKDGNGRFLLKKALDDTKDQSYVLYCLTQEQLSHTIFPLGEMRKSQAREIAESQGFINARKADSQDICFVQNGSYADFIEQYTGKNYPDGDFLDKDGNVIGRHKGVIRYTVGQRKGLGISAPEPLYVKAVNPVSNTVTLSYNDWLYSSIVKAGDINLISVPEIKGEMRVKAKVRYRHTEQWATVTQNGDTITAVFDEPQRAVTCGQALVLYDGDTVVGGGTIIEVE
- a CDS encoding Abi family protein — translated: MKPKSINSLIKYMRDKKGIAINGSTQKKKLRYMGYFHGYKGYRYCYSPSSLLPYTGFNELQAVYEFDMGLKAILYPQIMFLETTIKNYALENILKQSGSERFADIYTKLLNDYKTFPVGSREYKESITKRMNVRNKIYSVISRDYGRNNIVNHYYDKDKAVPIWAIFELLSLGEFGNFLSCVNVTVRKNISGDVGIKTSVDSDGKMLEKIVYTLKDLRNSVAHNNTVFDTRFKTGKVNNRISKYIMSELSISNVTFDTIVDYIVLIAFVMSLLKCPKTQIQQFIHQFEDACDNFRKNVPANIYSKIIYTDTKAKLTGIKNII
- a CDS encoding GNAT family N-acetyltransferase; the encoded protein is MIRVRRAQDKDIKRVTELLAQVLELHADLRPDLFIHGTTKYTENQLSDIFADEKTPVFVAVDDCDTVQGYAFCILKEPAFATNMTDIKTLYIDDLCVDSNARGRHIGTTLFDYVMDFAKQTGCYTVTLNVWEGNDSARHFYEKMGMFVRETQMERRVAADNSPCGCDPLQTRRSDGW
- the tyrS gene encoding tyrosine--tRNA ligase encodes the protein MTLYEELIERGLIAQVTNEEEISKMINEGKATFYIGFDPTADSLHVGHFMALCLMKRLQMAGNKPIALLGGGTGMIGDPSGKTDMRKMLTKEDIEHNIACFKKQMSRFIDFSDGKALLVNNADWLLSLNYVDVLREVGACFSVNKMLSAECYKQRMERGLSFLEFNYMIMQSYDFYKLYKDYGCNMQFGGDDQWSNMLGGTELIRKKLGKDAHAMTITLLLNSEGKKMGKTEKGAVWLDPEKTSPFEFFQYWRNVADADVMKCIKMLTFLPLEQIREMESWEGAQLNKAKEILAYELTKLVHGEEEAEKALAAAKELFGGKGVSGDMPTAVMPAELVNDGKIGILDALVASKLCPSKREARTNVTGGGISVNDEKVTDPAAMIEIGEFAVIKKGKKSYCKIVKA
- a CDS encoding 3-deoxy-7-phosphoheptulonate synthase, with protein sequence MSMDLLVRLPDPEEIKKKYPASEKVKEIKAQRDKEIADVFTGKSNKFLLIIGPCSADKEEPVIDYISRLVPVQEQVKDKILIIPRIYTNKPRTTGEGYKGMIHQPDPTKHEDMLEGLIKVRQLHLHAIEQTGFTCADEMLYPENDRYLSDLLSYVAVGARSVEDQQHRLTASGLDIPVGMKNPTSGTMSVMLNSIRAAQASHTFIYRGWETHTSGNPLAHAILRGAVNKHGETIPNYHYEDLSLLYELYCKQELQNKAVIVDTNHSNSGKKYLEQVRIANEILHSRRHSKDLEGFVKGLMIESYIEDGSQSTDDAVYGKSITDPCLGWEKTEKLIYSLADQL
- a CDS encoding DUF4956 domain-containing protein — translated: MLQHLTALAESTGDDLLSLIGQSFDITAQLESLSLPRILLALLTATLCGAIIYLVYRMFYRGVVYSDNFNILVLLITVVTAFIIMTISANLVLSLGMVGALSIVRFRSAIKDPLDVGFLFWGVGAGITAGAGLYFVAIIGTVFVAALYIILTMVKKERRCYLLVVRYGTDAESNVNALLGTLKYKLKNKTQINDRIELTIEIKTANNDTTQLSRFKAIDGVDSVTLLEYNGEYMN
- a CDS encoding polyphosphate polymerase domain-containing protein, with protein sequence MIYRERALRHEYKFPATAAQCEILRERFSAVMTPDAHGENGCYRITSVYLDDVYRTAYNDKLIGADTRKKYRIRTYDLSDKLLHFECKYKDRDMTSKRGIWISPEQYYSILRGDYSFVWSGEYEGTILDDASYSNSLALLRPSVIVDYKRQAFINPEGNVRFTIDSGFKAGAFSDDMLSQSVRYLPVEDFTAVIEIKYDDYLPSYLMDLLGGIELRQDSVSKFILCHDKLTSLKMRT